The window GGGATGTAGGGTCAATTAAGGCTTGGACGGAAAAGCGTAAAGATGATGACGTTTTCAAGGTTTTACCGCTGCGAGTACAAAAAGCGCTTTAGCTGGATTAAGGCAGGGAGATTCGTAATGACAATACCACACATTTTAGCGTGTTTATTACACGCTAATTTTTTTACCTGTATTGGTAACATTTTGAATGGCTCAGGGGTGTTTATGGTGAAAGGAGGAGGATTTTAAATATGAAGCTACAATCATTGCGTACGGATGATTGTGTTGGAGATGTCATAAAGTTCTATAGCAATATGGTATACCGCCTTGCCTTTGCACGAACAGGGACAAGACACGATGCTGACGAAATTTTTCAGGAAGTCTTTTTTCGGTATATAAAAAAACAGCCGGTTTTTGAAAATGAAGCCCACAGAAAAGCATGGTTTATCAAAGTAACTGTCAACTGTTCCAAAAAGCTGTGGGGTTCTGCATGGAAAAGAAAAATTATTCCTTTGGAAGAAACCCTGCAATTTGAAACAAAAGAAGACATAGATCTTTACAACGAATTACAGCAATTGCCTGCAAAATATCGAGAAGTCATTCATTTATTTTACTATGAAGATATGACTACTGAAGAAATCGCTAAAGTATTAGAGCGGAAGAACACCACGGTAAGAACTCAGCTTACCCGTGCAAGGGTACTACTCAAAAATATTCTGAAGGAGGATTACGATGTTTAAAGAAAGATATAGCCATATGAATAATCAAATTCATCCAAGAGATCAGTTGCTGCAAGATATTTTAGATTCGGCTCATGATGGTGATTGCAGCAAGCGCATTGAGCCTTTGCGACTGAAAAGGCCTGTTGTGGCTCTGGTTGCCTTGTGTATCTGCCTGACGATGGCAATGCCTGTACTTGCAGCAACAGTAGAACCCATCTATCAGCTGATGTATATGGTCTCTCCAAGCGTGGCACAATTTTTTATGCCGGTACAAAAATCCAGCGAGAGCAACGGTATAAAGCTGGAGGTGGTTTCCTCATATATTCATGACAACATTGCCGAAATATATGTTACAATGCAAGATTTAACTGGAGACCGCATTGATGGAACCACTGATCTCTTTGACAGCTATTCCATCAATCGTCCCTTTGATAGTTCGGCCCATTGTCAATTGATAGGCTATGAACAAAACACAAAAACGGCTACCTTTTTAATTACGATAGATGAGTGGGGGAGCCAAAACATTGCTGGTGATAAAATTACTTTTTCTGTGCGGGAATTTTTAAGCCATAAAAATAAATATGATGGTCTGGAGATTCCAGTCGAGCTTTCCAGCATTCTTACTGCCGAGCGAACTCAAACCGTATCGTCCAACGGTGGCGGCGGCAAGGACTATCAAAGCTATTTGGACTTTGAGAGGAATCCCATTGCTTTAATTCCTTCTGACCCTATGGAAGCGTTTCCTGTTGACGGCATTGACCTAACCGGAATTGCCTATATTGGCGGGAAACTGCATATTCAGACTGCCGTAAAAGAACCGCTGGACAATGATAATCACGGTTCATTTTATTTAAAAGATGCAACGGGCACTGACATCAGCTGCAATTACAGTTTCTCCTTTTCTAATCAATATGAACAGCCGGGGCGCATTGATTACCATGAATACGTCTTTGACATTCCTCAGGAGTATGTTTCAAAATATTTACTGTATGGAGATTTTGTGACATCTGGAATGAAAACAAAAGGCGACTGGCGAGTTACGTTTCCGTTAGAAAGTACCGAATAACCAAATTATCTGCTTGTGTACCATCTCCGGCAGACTGTCGATGACGATGATTTTCCGTTTCACCGCCGTGTCTATTATAAATTCCGAGGCCGTTCGGCCTGCCAGTTTTGCTCTGCCGAGAATCGCCTCCTTTTCCTGAGGCGTCATTCGGATGTTGAATTATTCGCTTTTCATGGTTCATGCGCTACTTTCGTTCCACGGGGTGTGGGGCAGCACCCCGGTTTTTATGCTGTGTATCGGACTCACCTCCTGCGTAATAATGAATCGTAATTTGAAATTTTCCATTCACAGTGCTATCATTATCGTACAGACAAAATCCAGAGTACACAGGGAGCGCAAATGATGGGTTTTATCGAAATTTGATTATTTGCAGAAAGAAAAAAACATGGCGCAGTATCCATATATCCGGGTCTTATACGGCAGCGACGGACTGGTGCATTTAAGGTGGATATCGACACTCTGCGGGATATCCATGACTGGAAGCTAACCGAACAGGAAGACCTGCCGGAGATTATGCATTAGGACGTCAAGGGTGTAAGTCTGATGCCCTATTACCTGATCGAATATCTGGATGAGATGCTGTTCTTTGAATTTGCCGAGATGCTCAAAAACGGGCAGTATTTCGTGCTGTCGGATAAGCGAAAGCGGAATTTTTGCGACAGACCGTTTGAGGGCAAGCGAACCTGCAAGCAAGTGGGAGCAAAGCTGTTTTTTGAAAAAGGCGTTGAAGCTGACACGTTTTTATTGCAATATCTCATCGAGTACAACAAGGTCTATTCCCGCCGATACCGAGCGGCGGGGAAATATGCCGGGGAGCAGTTCAAGTCTTGGTCTGCCGCCGCCAGTCAGGCCAGGCGTGACTATGTGGAGGGTAAAATCTCCGGGGTGGAAATGCTGGCAAGGGTACGAGTGGATTAAAGCCAGAGAAAAACAGGTATGTAAGGATTCATTACACATCTGCCGCCTTAGCTTGGTTTTAATATTTGTAATCAAGGCTACAAGGCAGAACTATGGGGGTTAGACCACAATTCAGAATATTTAAGAAGTTATCTACTCTACTCCCCCTAATTTGGATGGGAACGGAAATGATACAATAGAGGACGGTGAGAACTTGGCTAAAATACTGATTGTAGAAGACGAAAAGAGCATAAGCGATGAGCTTGCCATTCTATTACAAAACGCGGGATACGATACGGCAGTCATTGAAGATTTTGCGGATACAGAGGCACAGATTAAAAAAACCATGCCCGATCTTGTTTTGCTAGATATTGGGCTGCCAGGACAGGATGGCTACCGTATCTGCACGGAACTTCGGAAAACCTCTCAGATCCCAGTTATCTTTGTCACCAGCAGGAACACCTCCATGGACGAGCTCAGAGCGCTGAGCCTCGGCGGCGACGATTTTATCTCCAAGCCATATGACCTGCCGATCCTGCTGGCCCGTATCCAGGCGCTTCTTCGCAGGAGCGGCCAGGCCGAAAAAGATATCTTGACGGTGAATGGACTGACCCTTTCGTTACCCAATTGGGAGATTGAACACAACGGGCAGCGTGCGGATATCACGAAAAACGAGGCAAAAATCCTGTCCTGCCTGATGAAAACACCCGGTAAAATCGTTTCCCGTTCCGACTTGATCGAATATCTCTGGGATAATCAGGTCTATATTGACGACAATACACTCAGCGTCAATGTCACGCGCCTGCGGGGCAAACTGAACAATATCGGACTGCCGGACTATGTTAAGACAAAGCGCGGATTGGGGTATAAAATATGAAGATTGGGGAGTTCATCCACGACCGGATTATGTCCCTGTTGCTGCACTTGTTTTGTATGCTAGCTCTTTCTGCCTTCCTGCTCCTCACAGGGACAAGCTGGGGAGTTGTTTTTATTATTCTGATTGTATGGGCAACCGGCCTTTGTGCAGTGACTGTGGCCGCTTATTTCAGGCAAAGGAATCACATTCGTGAGCTAAAGTCCATCATGGACGGTTTGAATCAAAAGTATCTCTTTATGGAATGTGCTCCCAAGCCAAATGATTATTTTGGGCGCAAAATCTTCGAGCTTTTCAAGTGCTCCGGAAAGTCGATGATCGAAGCCGTGTCTAATGCGGAGGAAAAGCAGCGGGATTACCGAGAATACATTGAAAACTGGGTGCATGAAATCAAGGTTCCCATTACGGCGATTGAACTCATCTGTGAAAACAATAAATCTGAAACCAGTCGGAAAATCCGTTCTCGGCTGGCGCTTATCGAAGGTCATGTGGAGCGTGCTCTTTACTATGCGAGGCTCGATTGCGTGGAGAAGGATTTTATTATACGGGAGACTTCCCTTGCAGAAACCGTTAAGAAGGCACTGTCGAGGTATCGCTTCTTACTGACACAGAAAAATATGCGAGTCGAAACTGAAAATTTGGACAAATTCGTTTATACCGACGGAAAATGGGTGGAATTTATGCTGGGACAGTTTTTATCAAACGCGGTCAAATACAGAAGTGCTTCACCGGTAATCCGCATCTGTGCGGAAGAATCTCACGGTAGAACAAGACTGACGATTAAAGATAATGGAATCGGTATTCCCATATCGGAGCTGCGGCGAATCTTCGACAAGGGCTTCACAGGCAGTAACGGCCGTGCGCTTGGAGGCTCTACGGGCATGGGGCTGTACCTTTGCCGAAAGCTTGCCGAAGCCCTGGGTGTATATCTGGAGGCTGATTCAAGAGAAAACGAATACACGGCGATTGCCATTTGCTTTCCGCGGCCGCTATCTTACGAAAATGAAAGATAGCGGAAAGAAATATCGCTACATCAAAAACTTCTTCTGTATTATCATAATGGAGGAAGGAGCGAATAGATTATGCTGAGAGTTTCACAGATTGAAAAATATTATGGCAGTAAAAATAACGTAACAAAAGCGCTGGATCGGGTCAGCTTTGATGTGGAGAACGGCGAATTCATTGCCATCATGGGTGCGTCTGGCTCGGGAAAGACCACACTACTCAATTGCATCTCCACAATTGACTCAGTAAGTGCGGGAAATGTATATCTGGACAGTGAGAACATCTCCGAAATACCGGAAGAAAAATTGGCGAGATTCCGCCGTGAAAAGCTCGGGTTTGTATTTCAGGACTTCAATCTGCTGGATACTTTGACTATTGAGGAAAATATCGCCATCACTCTGACGATAAACGAATATCCCCCTGAGCAAGTGAAGGAAAAAGTGAGAAGCGTTGCAAGGCAGCTTGGAATCGATGATATTCTTTCCAAATTTCCATATCAGGTATCGGGAGGTCAGAAGCAGCGCTGCGCCTGTGCCCGTGCTATGGTGTTCGGTCAGAGCCTGATTTTGGCCGACGAACCCACGGGAGCGCTGGACTCCAAATCCTCTAAAAACCTGCTGGAGTTGATGGGAAAAATCAACAGGGAAAACGGGACCACTATTCTGATGGTGACCCATGATGCGTTCAGTGCCAGCTACGCTCACCGCATTATCTTTTTGAAAGATGGGCGGCTTTTTAACGAACTGTATCATGGCGACAAGCCGCGCAGGGAATTTTTCCACGAGATTCTTGATGTGCTCTCCGTTCTGGGAGGTGACACAGACGATGCTCTCTAAACTCTCTCTGCGCAATGCAGCCCGGCAGATGAAAGACTATTTTATTTACTTTATCACCATTGCCATTGCTGCCTCGCTGATCTTTGCCTTTAACGCCCTTGTTTTTTCGCAGGAAATAAGAAGCCTTTCCAAACTTCTGGACACCTTGCCTTTGATGATTGGCATCGCCAGCTTTGTAGTTGTGTGCATCATCGGCTGGCTTGTCTTTTACACCATGCGTTTTATGATGAAACGCCGCAGCCGGGAATTCGGCACTTACCTCTTACTTGGCATTGAGCGAAAAAGAATCGTTAACCTGTTTTTCATGGAAAACCTCATCATCGGGGCAGTGGCTCTGCTAATTGGTTTGCTCACCGGGAACCTCCTATATCAGGGGCTTCGGGCGATGCTGCTGCGCTTATATGAGATACAGTACCACTTCAGCTATGTGTTTTCCCTGTCCGCAGCGCTACTCACCTTTGTTTATTTTGCGGTGATCTTTATAGTGGCGCTTTTTTTGAATCGGAGAAAAATCAAGAAATCTAAAATTAGCGACCTGATTTATATGGATCAATATAATGAGAAAGAGCTTGCTCCCGACAGCAAAAAACGTAAGAAGCTCTTCGTCGCTTCGATGACGAGCGGAGTTGCCGGAATCGGACTGCTGATCACCTACGATGCAACGCTTAGCCTGATCGGGGCCTTTGTCATCATCTTTTTCCTGTTTACTTTTTACATCAGCTTTTCTTCTGGAATAGCGGCCTATTTTGAAAAGCATGAGAGGAAGAAGTACGGCGGTAATACTCTTTACGTCTTTCGCTCTCTTACGTCTAAGGTCGGCAGCATGGGAATTACGCTGTCGGTTATATCCATCTTGCTGACCGCAACGCTGATTGCAGTTGGGACCGGCTTGTCCTTCAACCAACTTTTTATGCGAAATGCGGAGCTTGAAACCGCTCACAGCATCTATATAGGCTCGGAACAAGCAACGGATTTTACCGATTACAGGAAATATATTGATAGGAATCTTAATGTAAAAAGCGAATGGCAGTACAATGTTTACAAGCTGGATAGCGACTCTGTAACCCGGTATGTCGGTCCTTACCGGGATGACTTCCGTGCCTATGATTACGATACCATAATAGCGTTTTCAGACTACACCAAAATCAGGGACATGCTTGGATATCAAAAAGTTGCGCTGCCTGAGGGAGAATATATCATCCAGTGTCTGGATTATCTTGCAAAGCCTTTAGAACAGTATAACGAAACTGTCCAAATCGACGACAGAACGCTGGTCAGGGGCTCGGTATATCACGAAACTTTTACCCAGCAGAGCTGGAATGGAAACGGCAGCGGTTTTATCCTTGTGGTTCCCGATGAAATCGCAAAAACGCTGCCGGTATCTCACAGTGCCTATGTAGCTATGACCGATGTTCCCGTAACCACGACTGAGTACAAGACGCTGGACACGATACGCATGGACCGGCATGAAAACAATCACGATGTCGGTTATGATATGATTTACTCCAAAGAAGTTGTGAAGGAGCAGAACGCGTCGTTATACGCGGTCATTGTCTTTCCGCTGTTTTATGTGGCGCTGGTGCTGCTGATCGTCTCGGCGACCGTTTTGGCGTTCCAGATCCTCAGCGAAATGAAAAGCTATCAGAACCAATATGCCACTCTACATATGCTTGGAGCTGATAAAAAGTATTTAAACAACGCGCTTCGCAGGCAGTTTGCAGTATATTACGTACTGCCCATATTTCCCGCTGTGGTAATCAGCAGTATCTTCATATTTTTTCTGTGCATGGCTTTAGACCCCGGTGTGTTTCAGGGTATCGCTCAGATTTTCCTTGTTGTCGGCGCAACGCTTGCCATATTCTTTTCGGTGTTTGCCATCTACATCGCAGCCTCGTATGTAAACTTAAAAAGAAACGTTTGCCGGGCGCATAAAGATCCTTCTTCATAAGTTTAGCATTAAAAGCAAAATACGACGCTGTCAGATTCCCCTTTACCGGAGAAGTCTCAAGTTGCTGGACAAATAGTCATGACCACCCGTAAAACGGGTGGCTTGTGATAGCCCTATAAGGGCTTGTTACCGGCCAGCGCCTAAAGACGCTGGCTTTCACTTTGTTCAAGCTATTATTGCCCTTGCCGCTTTTGCTACCCCTGAAGGGACAAACGTACTACTGGCTACCCCTTAAAGGGGTCTTCATACTCTTTCACGCTTAGTTTATCTACCATAATATCGTGCTTTTCTTGCTCTTGTATATACTTCTTAATAGTTGCCTCATTGAGTCCTACAGTACTCACATAAAATCCCTCTGCCCAAAAGTGTCTATTTCCAAACTTATATTTTAAGTTTGCATGCATATCAAATATCATTAATGCACTTTTTCCTTTTAGATATCCCATGAAACTTGATACACTTATTTTAGGCGGTATACTTACTAACATGTGTATATGGTCTGGCATTAGATGCCCTTCTATTATTTCAACTCCCTTGTAATTGCACAGTCTCTTTAATATTTCTCTTATACTTTGCTTGTATTGATTATAAATTACTTTTCGTCTATACTTTGGAGTGAACACAATATGATACTTACACATCCATTTGGTATGTGCTAAATTATTTTGTTTTATTGCCATTGAAATCACCTTTCTTTAGTTAAACTAGTAGCTTGAACAACTCTATTTTAACGGTTAGGTGATTTTTTTGTATAACTTTTTGTCGCCACCCGCATAGCAGGTGGTTTATTGTTTCGCATGACTCATTTCTCTTGCGAGAAACTCGCCTAATGCTCAACAGGCTAAAGCCCATAATAAATGAAAATGCCTCATTCCCAGAAGGCTTCTTGGGAATGAGGCATTTTCTCTCCGTATTCAGTTCGCCTTATGTGGCAGGTTCATAATTTGTCCTTGTGACTTCCTGCCTTTATGTCCGGCATCTTTTTTGTATCTAATTTTTAATCCTTAACTGGATAATTTTCCCTTGAAATATAATGTGTGTGCAAAACTTCATGTGCCTTATGGCTTCCCGGTTTTCCGAAATATTTGTCATACATTTCTTTGATTACAGGGTTTTCATGTGACTTTCTGATTGGAAGACTTGCATCTTCTTCATAAATAGCCTTTGCACGTTCTGCACGCAAGTCAGTCCAGCTTCTTACCGAAGAAGGCTGTATCGGCTGTCCACCACCGTTTACGCATCCACCGGGACAGGCCATTATTTCAACGAAGTCATAGGAAGCTTCCCCTGCCTTTATACTGTCCAGCAGCTTTCTTGCACTACCGAGGCCATTTGCAACTGCTGCTTTAACTTTCATATCTCCTATAGCAACTGTTGCTTCCTTGATACCTTCTATACCTCTTACAGCAGCATATTCAATATCATCAAAGGATTTACCTGC of the Ruminiclostridium papyrosolvens DSM 2782 genome contains:
- a CDS encoding RNA polymerase sigma factor, coding for MKLQSLRTDDCVGDVIKFYSNMVYRLAFARTGTRHDADEIFQEVFFRYIKKQPVFENEAHRKAWFIKVTVNCSKKLWGSAWKRKIIPLEETLQFETKEDIDLYNELQQLPAKYREVIHLFYYEDMTTEEIAKVLERKNTTVRTQLTRARVLLKNILKEDYDV
- a CDS encoding plasmid mobilization protein, with translation MTPQEKEAILGRAKLAGRTASEFIIDTAVKRKIIVIDSLPEMVHKQIIWLFGTF
- a CDS encoding DUF6076 domain-containing protein, giving the protein MPYYLIEYLDEMLFFEFAEMLKNGQYFVLSDKRKRNFCDRPFEGKRTCKQVGAKLFFEKGVEADTFLLQYLIEYNKVYSRRYRAAGKYAGEQFKSWSAAASQARRDYVEGKISGVEMLARVRVD
- a CDS encoding response regulator transcription factor encodes the protein MAKILIVEDEKSISDELAILLQNAGYDTAVIEDFADTEAQIKKTMPDLVLLDIGLPGQDGYRICTELRKTSQIPVIFVTSRNTSMDELRALSLGGDDFISKPYDLPILLARIQALLRRSGQAEKDILTVNGLTLSLPNWEIEHNGQRADITKNEAKILSCLMKTPGKIVSRSDLIEYLWDNQVYIDDNTLSVNVTRLRGKLNNIGLPDYVKTKRGLGYKI
- a CDS encoding sensor histidine kinase, with the translated sequence MKIGEFIHDRIMSLLLHLFCMLALSAFLLLTGTSWGVVFIILIVWATGLCAVTVAAYFRQRNHIRELKSIMDGLNQKYLFMECAPKPNDYFGRKIFELFKCSGKSMIEAVSNAEEKQRDYREYIENWVHEIKVPITAIELICENNKSETSRKIRSRLALIEGHVERALYYARLDCVEKDFIIRETSLAETVKKALSRYRFLLTQKNMRVETENLDKFVYTDGKWVEFMLGQFLSNAVKYRSASPVIRICAEESHGRTRLTIKDNGIGIPISELRRIFDKGFTGSNGRALGGSTGMGLYLCRKLAEALGVYLEADSRENEYTAIAICFPRPLSYENER
- a CDS encoding ABC transporter ATP-binding protein produces the protein MLRVSQIEKYYGSKNNVTKALDRVSFDVENGEFIAIMGASGSGKTTLLNCISTIDSVSAGNVYLDSENISEIPEEKLARFRREKLGFVFQDFNLLDTLTIEENIAITLTINEYPPEQVKEKVRSVARQLGIDDILSKFPYQVSGGQKQRCACARAMVFGQSLILADEPTGALDSKSSKNLLELMGKINRENGTTILMVTHDAFSASYAHRIIFLKDGRLFNELYHGDKPRREFFHEILDVLSVLGGDTDDAL
- a CDS encoding ABC transporter permease; the encoded protein is MLSKLSLRNAARQMKDYFIYFITIAIAASLIFAFNALVFSQEIRSLSKLLDTLPLMIGIASFVVVCIIGWLVFYTMRFMMKRRSREFGTYLLLGIERKRIVNLFFMENLIIGAVALLIGLLTGNLLYQGLRAMLLRLYEIQYHFSYVFSLSAALLTFVYFAVIFIVALFLNRRKIKKSKISDLIYMDQYNEKELAPDSKKRKKLFVASMTSGVAGIGLLITYDATLSLIGAFVIIFFLFTFYISFSSGIAAYFEKHERKKYGGNTLYVFRSLTSKVGSMGITLSVISILLTATLIAVGTGLSFNQLFMRNAELETAHSIYIGSEQATDFTDYRKYIDRNLNVKSEWQYNVYKLDSDSVTRYVGPYRDDFRAYDYDTIIAFSDYTKIRDMLGYQKVALPEGEYIIQCLDYLAKPLEQYNETVQIDDRTLVRGSVYHETFTQQSWNGNGSGFILVVPDEIAKTLPVSHSAYVAMTDVPVTTTEYKTLDTIRMDRHENNHDVGYDMIYSKEVVKEQNASLYAVIVFPLFYVALVLLIVSATVLAFQILSEMKSYQNQYATLHMLGADKKYLNNALRRQFAVYYVLPIFPAVVISSIFIFFLCMALDPGVFQGIAQIFLVVGATLAIFFSVFAIYIAASYVNLKRNVCRAHKDPSS
- the tnpA gene encoding IS200/IS605 family transposase — encoded protein: MAIKQNNLAHTKWMCKYHIVFTPKYRRKVIYNQYKQSIREILKRLCNYKGVEIIEGHLMPDHIHMLVSIPPKISVSSFMGYLKGKSALMIFDMHANLKYKFGNRHFWAEGFYVSTVGLNEATIKKYIQEQEKHDIMVDKLSVKEYEDPFKG